Part of the Tamandua tetradactyla isolate mTamTet1 chromosome X, mTamTet1.pri, whole genome shotgun sequence genome, tcatgttggctggagagagaggccacatctgagcaacaaaagaggctctcttgggggtgactcttaggcctaaattttaagtagacttgacctatcctttgtggggttaagtttcatatgaacaaactccaagactgggggctcagcctatagctttggttgtccactgtttttgttttttaaatagagtGTACAGCAAGTATTATCCAGTCATGTAGGGAAAGGGCATAGTTCTTTGGGTAAGTCATCTCTCAGAGTGGTGGGAGACATTTCATAACCATTGCTCTTGTTAGAGTCCAGGTAAAATTTAACATTGTCAATGTTTGGTATAAAGAAGTAAGGCATCTTTCATGCCTGACCAAGCAGGCATATGGATAAATAGAGAGATtaccctcccccccttttttagATTTAGAAAATATCCGAGGCATTTTTATTAAACTACTGCAGAGTTAATAAGTAGCTGGAGTTAAGAACTACAAACTGTCCAGAGGATTTTTATAGTGTAAGAGATCAAATAACTAacactaaatgaaataaaatttggtaaaacccattgaattaattttcaatttatttaaatatgaatttgatTAGTGCTAGCTAAAACTTCCTAGCAATTACATCTCTAACACTAACAATTTTTCATGTTTCCCACATTTATTTTTAGCATGCTTCATAAATCCTTGGCACCGATAGTagaattaccactccagactaaatgtgactgctctaagagcttacaatctaggccttgACATCCATATAAATTAGAAATCTTTCTTATCTTGTTACAGCCTCATAGAACTTTGATATATGGTTCTATCATATTTTATCTAACCATGTATCTTCTATACTTGGCATTCAAATgttttgcaattgcaaataatgccaaAATGTATTTCCTTATTGTTGTCCTAGTGTGTTCagtataaattcctagaagtcCCATTGATGGGAGAAAGGGGAAATGTATTAGATGTTGGTAAATTCCCCTATTTAGAGGTTGCACTATTTTGCATACACACCAGCAATTTAAAGGGGTATGTCTCCTTCCCAACCGCATCATCAACAGAGTATATTGTCCACATTTTGAATTTTCCCAATCTGATGGTTGAACAATTGTTTCtcattatagttatttttaaattaagaaaacatttttattagataAATTATGGTTTTACAAAATTCTTATGCAGCAGCTTCTTCCTTGCCATGACTCCTAAGGGTGACTGCAAGGAGCAGTCCAAGGAGGTCCTGCCCCTGCAGGATTACAACCGCAACCTCTCGACCAGGTCCTCTGTGCTTCTCTTTGGGATTGCCTCCATTGTGCCTGCCACCCCCATCTGGTTACATTGGCGAATATGGTATATGGATCTTTTTCAGTCTGCTGTTCTGTGTAGTGTAAGGACCCTAGTAAACATCCATTTGGTAGCCTtggcatatgtgctggtttgaaaggaagtatgccccctagaaaagccatgttttaatcaaaatcccatttcataaaggtagaataatccctattcaatactgtatgtttgaatctgtaatcagatcatctccctggagatatgatttaatcaggagtggttgttaagctggattaggtgacgacatgtctccacccatttgggtgggtcttgataagtttctggagtcctataaaagaggaaacgttttggagaatgggagattcagagagagcagtgcAGAACCACATatccatgagaagcagagtccaccagccagtgttttggagatgaagaaggaaaacgcctcccggggagcgtcatgaaacaggaagccaggagaagaagctagcagatgacgctgtgttcgccatgtgcccttccagctgagagaggaactctgaccatgttcaccatatgtctttccagatgagagagaaactgtgactgtgtttgccatgtgcccttccacttgagagagaaaccctgaatttcataggccttcttgaaccaaggtatctttccctggatgcttttgattggacatttctatagacttgttttaattgggacattttctcggccttagaactgtaaactagcaacgtattaaattcccctttttaaatgccattctgtttctggtgttttgcattccgtgagctagcaaactagaaaagcatACAAGAATGTAAAATTTGTTCTCAAACATGAAGTAGCACAGGAGAGGGCGGATGCTGTTTCTAAGGAAGCAACTCGAAAACATTCTGAAGCTGACAGTAGAAAGATGTCTGGAcaggagaaagatgaaagaatcTTCTGGAAGCAGAATGAAGTTGCTAATTATGAAGCTACACCATTTTCCATCTTTCATAACAGCATTCTATTCCTGATCTTGGTCATTGTTGCTTCCTTGTTTGTAATGAAGAACTTCAACCCCACAGTGAGTTACAGTCTGTCTACAAGTGCTTCGTCAGGACTCACCACCCTCCTGTCTACTGGCTCCAATTAGACCATGTCAGCTTTGCCCCTGGCTCTGTATGTATGGGTGGCCTGTGCTATATGGAAACGTAGCAGGGTGGTCAGGGTGGGAGACGCACCAGATGTTTTTGTAGCCTGGAGTTTTAGGGCTTAAAAGAACCCaacaatatataattcagtacttgTTTACTGGCTGTTTTTGACAGATTGTTGAAATTAAGTGAATTGAAAGAGAAACTCAGAGTACAGGATGtctattaaaagacaaaaaagtgTCTTGAAATATGTGCTAGtcataagaagagaaaataacttGTTTCTTTGATCATTTAGAGGTCACAGTAACCTTGGCTGGGCTGTTATGATGTAGAATGGTAGCAAGAAGTTGGTAAGTGGTTCTGTGTGTTCCAAGCACAAttgtataacttttatttttaaatatcagaatGAATCATCTGCCCTGAGGTGTTAGACAGAAGCCTCATGTTTACAAGTGTCTGAATTTGTAATTTCAAATGactcaaattttaaaacacagtttcTCCAACtcagagatgagaaatttttgaaaagttctttttttttcttaaaaaaaaaaagaataaaggcagCCAAGGTAATAACTAAAAATAGTGGCCAAGCGTATGAGAAGTGTCCTGTGTTCTTAAAGCACACATTGCCCCGCTACAAGCTGTGGGCCCTGGGTGGCCAGGGAGGGCACCTTGACCCTGCCAGGTTGATTTTACCTGTGAGACCAGAATCGTTGCTGTCCTTGACCAGGGTTTCACACCACTGGAGCAATGTTAAGAGAGAGAACTTCTTTCCTGAATATTGATACGTAAAAGACCAAAGTAATTTGTTGTTCTAGTctgtaagctgccggaatgtgatataccagaaatggaatagcttccaaaaaggggaatttattaagttgcaagttatagttctaaggctgtgaaaatgtccaaattaaggtaccaacaagaggttaccttcactcaagaaaagccagtgaagtttgggatttctctctcaacttgaaggacacatggcgacatctgctatctttctctccctgcttcttgtttcatgaagctcccccagggacattttccttcttcatctacaaagatctctggctgtgtgggctgtcatggctttttccaaaagggttccctcttaaatgggtccagtaagcaaccccaccttgaatgaaaccatctaatgaaaagttaccatccacagttgggtgggtcacatctccagctttccaatacaccataaactaaaaaggatagctatataatgcataagaataacttccaggataacctctcgactctgaaatctctcagccactgaaacttattttgtctcctttctctctttgcccttttggtcaagaaggctttctcaatcccacaattcCAGGTCCCAgtttatcccaggctttctgtctggcctaatattcttaatatatatatatttttggactCAATAAACTGAATAAATTTGTAGgagaacaaataagcaaaatgtgcTTTCAACCATGAATTTtctgagttctttttatttttaatcctgataatgttttctttctctttcttaactAAGTTTCTGTGCATAAGATTATAAGCCATAAATATATTCACAGTTCACAGGTTTTAATAAGGATTTACTCTACTGTTACTTTTCCCTTATGAATTGCAAATCTTTCTTCCAGTATTCTCCACAGAGAATTATACTATAGTGAATATAATTTGATTAGTAAAAATCTGCAGTAGAATTTTTAACTTAAGAAGAAAAGGGGTTCTGTAATTAGGACaagtgatgtcttgtgggaggcagaaatgatcaaggtctctgcaaacaagattatgacatagggctggagagttgataaacccctgaggtaggacagtgaaagtatattgctgaccttgccagctgaaagaaaagtgtttctggtggtccttactaatagctattaagaaaaaagcatttgccagatcaatagctgcataccaggtaccaggggatgtattgatttgctcaagcaatgacactacatctggaacaacagctgcaatggagttaccacctggttgagcttacgataatccactgtcattctccaagacccatctgttttctgcacaggccaaataggagagttgaacagggatgtggtgggaatcaccacccctgcatctttcaagtccttaagagtgacagtaatttctgcaatccctctaggaatacggtattgcttctgatttactattttgcttggtaggggcagttctagtggcttccacttggcctttcccaacataatagccctcactgcacgagatagagagccaacgtggggattattgcagttgctcagtatgtctatgccaattatacattccggaactggggaaataactacaggatgggtccgggggcccactggacccactgtgagacgaacctgagctaaaactccattgatcccctggcctccataagcccccactctgactggtggtccagagtgacgttttgggtcccctggaattaatgtcacttctgaaccagtatctaataatccccgaaatagctgatcatttccttttccccagtgcacagttaccctggtaaaaggcctttggtctccttggggaagacttggaggaagattaacagtataaatttgtggcagtgtaacaggtttctccccccaagggacctggcctccccttcattcaaggggctctgggtctgtaaactgtttcaagtcttgaaactgattaaggggctgtgactctgtgtttttataattcaggttagacttctgttcactttacctagaactcttttgtttatacagctccaacaagaatttagtagactgcccttctattgtatttctaggcaccccatgatttactagccaatgccacaaatctctgcgtgtcatataattttgacgcctcctttgagtttgctgtctattataatagccacgtctaccctgtctttggtgactaagtgctgccacctggcttctgccaacttgggatcctgtcatccccattgtgtttaaggattccagctcagtgacagcagttcctacagtaatatctgacctacagagaagtgcaaccacagagctctttagggatgatggtgccagtctcacaaatttattt contains:
- the LOC143671434 gene encoding translocon-associated protein subunit gamma-like translates to MTPKGDCKEQSKEVLPLQDYNRNLSTRSSVLLFGIASIVPATPIWLHWRIWYMDLFQSAVLCSVRTLVNIHLVALAYQTRKAYKNVKFVLKHEVAQERADAVSKEATRKHSEADSRKMSGQEKDERIFWKQNEVANYEATPFSIFHNSILFLILVIVASLFVMKNFNPTVSYSLSTSASSGLTTLLSTGSN